From a region of the Nitrospira sp. genome:
- a CDS encoding undecaprenyl-diphosphate phosphatase — translation MNEWGPALAVILGVVEGLTEFLPVSSTGHLILVGHALGFTGDVAANAEISIQLGAILAVIVFEREKIGRLLTGAWEEQKTLRSFSQNQPAAAWTNRLKISMQSHPNLWFLLGLGIAFLPAAILGLLAHGWIKSYLFTPLTVALTSILGGIIILIVEATKRTSRAMRLEQVSAVHAFWIGLAQCASLIPGMSRSGSTIIGGLLAGLDRKVATEYSFFLALPTIIAATVYETWKARGSFTEQDFLALGLGMVISFLVAWAVIAAFLTYVQRHTLRVFAYYRIILGIVVLLVVR, via the coding sequence ATGAACGAATGGGGTCCGGCGCTCGCGGTGATTCTTGGGGTCGTCGAAGGACTGACGGAGTTTCTGCCCGTTTCATCTACCGGACACCTTATTCTGGTCGGCCATGCCCTCGGTTTCACCGGCGACGTGGCCGCAAACGCGGAGATCTCCATCCAGTTGGGGGCGATTCTGGCCGTCATCGTATTCGAACGGGAAAAAATCGGACGGCTTCTCACCGGCGCTTGGGAGGAACAAAAAACGTTGCGATCGTTCTCACAAAACCAGCCGGCTGCCGCGTGGACCAACCGCCTCAAGATCTCGATGCAAAGTCATCCCAACCTATGGTTTCTGCTCGGACTAGGGATCGCCTTCCTGCCCGCTGCCATACTCGGTCTGTTGGCTCACGGATGGATCAAATCTTATTTGTTCACTCCCCTGACGGTGGCGTTGACATCGATCCTCGGTGGCATCATCATCCTCATCGTTGAAGCCACGAAACGAACCAGCCGTGCGATGCGTCTGGAGCAGGTGTCGGCAGTCCATGCATTCTGGATCGGTCTCGCACAGTGCGCCTCCCTGATTCCCGGAATGTCTCGATCCGGCTCAACCATCATCGGAGGCCTGCTCGCCGGGTTGGATCGCAAAGTTGCCACGGAGTACTCCTTTTTTCTGGCCCTTCCAACCATCATCGCGGCAACGGTCTACGAAACGTGGAAGGCACGGGGCTCGTTTACCGAGCAGGATTTTCTGGCGCTCGGCCTCGGCATGGTCATCTCCTTTCTGGTGGCCTGGGCGGTCATCGCCGCCTTTTTGACCTATGTCCAACGGCATACCTTGCGCGTCTTTGCGTACTATCGTATTATCCTCGGAATTGTGGTCCTGTTGGTCGTCCGCTGA
- a CDS encoding DUF2024 family protein yields MSSDTIHVYDTWVNGKSGRIHFDVMTTDEATALKLAQEYLISIGEPSATVTTRECQFCHSEPLFMFSAEQQKQAKEKGGFIVRMPA; encoded by the coding sequence ATGTCCTCGGATACGATTCATGTTTACGATACGTGGGTCAACGGCAAGAGCGGTCGCATTCACTTCGATGTGATGACGACGGATGAAGCCACCGCCCTCAAGCTCGCTCAGGAGTACCTCATCAGCATCGGGGAACCGAGTGCGACGGTGACCACGAGAGAGTGCCAATTCTGTCACAGCGAACCGCTGTTCATGTTCTCGGCAGAGCAGCAGAAACAAGCCAAAGAAAAAGGCGGATTTATCGTAAGAATGCCGGCCTAG